The Pseudalkalibacillus hwajinpoensis DNA window TATATATGAAATTGAGCGTATCAGATGGGATCGAACGCGCAATAGAGTTATTTTCTCATTCAGAGCTGGATGCGATTGATGTTGTGAATCATCATAATGAAGTTGTCGGTCTTCTTAGTCTTGATGATCTAAGTGAAGTCCTAAGCGGTGGTAATGTTGGCGAAACGATTGGACAAATTATCCAGAATGTGACGACGCAACATTCTACTTTACAAGTGCAAGAGGTGGAAAAAAATCAATATAGTGCTTTACTTGAAAGCCCTGTCTTCACTGATATCATAAATTCACTTTATGATGGGGTTTTTATTACAGACGGATATGGGATTACGGTGAAAGTGAATAAGTCCTATGAACGGATTACGAACCTGAAAGCTGAGCAGTTAATTGGATATCATATGGAAGACCTAATAAAAGCAGGCTATATTTCTAAATCTGCTTCCATCCAGGTTCTGAAAGAGAAAAAGCCAATTACGTTAATGCAGTCTATTCATAATGGAAGAAAAATTATTGTCTCTGGCACCCCAATATTTAATGAGGATCATGACATTTTATACGTAGTAAATAGCGTAAGAGATATCACAGAACTTTTGAAACTTAAGCTTCAAATCGATGAGCTCCAGGAACTCAAAGCTCTTCGGAATAGTTCAAATGCCACGTTTGCACATCAATCAGTTGAGTCTTCAATCTATTCAAGCGAAATCATGATGAAGTTATTTACAGTAATTGACCGCGTGGCTAAATCCGATGCAAAGGTCCTCCTACAAGGTGAAACAGGTGTTGGGAAAACGATGATTGCTAAATATATGCACGAGCATTCTAATCGTTCAGATGGAAGTTTTCTCGAGCTTAATTGTGGGGCATTTCCTCCCAACTTAATAGAAGCGGAATTGTTCGGCTACGAACCAGGTGCCTTTACAGGAGCGCTAACAAAAGGGAAAAAAGGATTACTGGAAGTAGCAGATAATGGCACTTTATTTCTGGATGAAATTGGGGATTTACCGTTAGAGCTTCAAGTAAAACTATTAAAGGTTATTGAGGATAAGGCCTTCATTCCAATCGGTTCTTCTAAACTTAAACATATCAACGTGCGAATTATCGCTGCTTCACATAGGAATATTAGAAAGCTTGTGGAAGTGGGTGATTTTAGAGAGGATTTATTTTATCGTTTAAATGTTGTTCCCATTGAAATCCCCTCCTTACGTGAACGTAGAGAAGAAATTCTCCATTTGTCACACCATTTTCTAGAGGACTTCAATAGGGAATACGATACAAGTAAAACCTTGAGCATAGAAGTCCTGGATACTTTACACGATTATCAATGGCCAGGTAATATTCGCGAGTTAAAAAACTTGATTGAGCGTCTAGTAGTGATCACTTCTTCAGATCAAATTGAACTTGAAGATCTTCCTTATGAGTTGATTGATTCTAAAAGCAAGGTGGGCTCTCTATATAATGAGGAAATAATTCCTTTAAAAGAAGCTATAGAACGAGTTGAGCGTCAAATGATCACGAAAGCTTTAAGAAAATACAAAACAACTAGAAAAGCGGCTGAAGTGCTAGAAGTAAGTCAATCTACAATCGTACAGAAAATGAAAAAGTGGAGGTTTGATTAATATTTTAATCAGACCTCCACTTTTTGATTAATATACTAATCAAATTTGACCGTTTTTTGAACGTGAATTCACTTTTACCCCGTCATAGCTTCTTTCTATCCTTATTTTTAAAAAGTTGGCACAAGAATTGCATTATTTATTAATAAAAGAATGAAGGGAGAAAGCATAATGACGATTTCAACTTTCAAGATCGCAAACAAACTAATTACAGGAAAAGGGGCTACTGAAGCTTTACCAGAAGAATTAGAACGACTTGGGGTAAAAAATCCTCTCATAGTAACAGATGAGATCTTACAAAAGGTGGGTGTTGTTGATCAAATCACCGCATTTATGAAAGGGCTTACTTTTGAGGTGTTTACAGGTGTGAAGCCTGATCCAGAGCTATCTGTTGTAGAAGATTGTACGAAATTATTCAATGAAGGAAGACACGATGGGCTAATTGCCGTTGGGGGTGGGAGTGCTATTGACATCGCAAAGGGTGTTTCTGCATTTACTTCCTTCAATGGGGAATTAACTGAACTGGTCGGTACAAATCTCGTATCTCAAAAAGGGGCACCTATTATTGCCCTACCAACCACTGCTGGGACGGGCTCAGAAGTGACAAATATCTCTATTCTTTCTGACACAGAAGCACAGCTCAAGAAAGGAATTGTAAGCGATTACCTACTGCCCGATGTTGCAATCGTGGCTCCGGAGATGACGCTAACAATGCCTCCTTCTGTGACGGCAGCAAGTGGTGTAGACGCATTAGTTCATGCAATTGAAGCATATATATCTGTCCATGCTTCCCCCATAACCGATGCGTTAGCCATTTATGCGATTCGAATGATCTCTAGTAATCTACCAAAGGCCTATGCCAACCCCACGAATTTAGAAGCGAGGGAGAAGATGGCAACAGCAAGTTTGATGGCTGGTATGGCATTCGGTAATGCCGGAGTGGGTGCTGTCCACGCTCTCGCTTATCCTCTAGGTGGACGCTACCATATTCCACACGGGGTAAGTAACGCTTTGCTCCTTCCATATGTAATGGAATGGAATAAGATTGCTTGCATGGAAAGGTTCCGAGACATCGCTACAGCTCTTGGGGAAAATACGCACTCGCTATCGGATGCAGAAGCCTCAGATAAAGCTGTAATCGCAATGAAACGGTTATGTGAAGCTGTAAATATTCCTGATGGATTACGTTCCTTCGACATTCCAGAATCAGCTCTATCCGAAATGGCTGAAGACGCGAGCCAAATTGAACGTCTATTAAATAATAATCCACGCAAATTAAGCAAGACGGATATTGAGGAAATCTATCAATCTGCTTATTAATGAAGCATGGCCAGTCTAGTTAATTTTTATAAAGAGGGAAAATTAACCGTCTTTATCAGAACGTAACATATTCGAATAGAAAAGGAGTTCACACAATGTGGAAAAACCGAAAACACGGTGAGGAGTCACCTTACATTCCGATGGGACCATTCAAACTAAGACTTCCATTTATCCACTACAAATTTGAATGGCCTGATTATGTTCAGGGTCTATTAATGTGTGCAGTAGATTTAGCTGCGATTCCATTAATGATAGAGCTATTAGGAATGCCTTTTGAAGTAGCACTGGCCGTTGTTCTTCTAAATGGTATTTTCTATTTAACACATCACTTACTTGGCGATCCAGTTGTTCCAGGTTGGATAACACCAGCGATCCCTTTAATTATGGCTTATGTTTCAGCCTTTCCAGAAGGTGCTGAACGAGTTCATGCACTCGTCGCCTTTCAGTTAACCCTCGGGCTATTATCGATCCTATTAGGGTCAACCGGCTTAGCGAAAAAAGTCGTTTCATTTGTTCCGCCTGCTATTAAGTCAGGTGTCATTCTAGGAGCCGGTTTTGCAGCAGTTATTTCTGTCTTCGAAGTTGGCGGACGATTCGAAAGCTTCCCATGGACGATTTCGATTGCAGTGGGAATTGCTTTTTATATTATTTTCTCAAAACACTTTAATCAGTTGAAAACGAAAAGCGCTCTATGGGGGCTAATTGGTAAGTTGGGGATTTTTCCAATTATTATCCTAGCAGTTATCATTGCACCACTATTTGGTGAAGCACCGTGGCCAACAATTGAGTGGGGACTTATTAATCCTGATTTCGCTACTCTTTGGAGTGAATATACTGTTTTTGGACTAGGGTTTCCGCCAGCGATGTTATTTTTAACTGCCTTACCAACAGTTCTGGCAGCTTACATCGTGTTATTTGGTGACGTTCTACAAAGTAAAGCGTTAATTGATGAAGCAGATGATGTTCGCCGTGATGAAAAAATTGATTATAATCCAAATCGTGCTCATTTGGTTTTCGGTGGGCGGAACACAATTATGAGTATTTTAGGTCCAGATGTTACAATGGCTGGTCCACTCTGGGCAGCAATGCAAGTTGTCGTCATCGAGCGATTTAAAGAAGGTAAGAAAGCGATGAACTCGTTATTCGGTGGTTCTGGTTCCTTCCGTTGGGGTACCAATACCGGGCTACTATTACTGCCTATCGTAAGTTTAGTACAACCAATTCTAGGCATCGCCCTTGCCTTAACCCTATTGATTCAGGGATATGTAAGCGTTCGCGTTGGTATCCTAGAATCTCGCAGTCACAGGGATCTCGGAATAGCGGGAATCATAGGAGCTGTTTTAGCAACGAAAGGAGCCGGTTGGGGATTTGCCGTTGGTATCGTTCTTTGTATTTTGATTTATGGTAAAAAGTTCTTCACTGGTGAGAATGATGAAATCTTTACGAAGGACATTGAAAGCGAGAAAGAAAAACGAATTTCTTAATTGAACAGGAGGATAACGATGCAACATTACCATATGATTATTAATGGAGAAGAAGTGGGGAGCGCCCTTTCAAAGGTGAAAGTGACAAACCCTGCTACTTCTGAAGTGATAGCAACAATTTCAAACGGTGGAAGAAAAGAAGCAATAAGTGCTGTAGATGCTGCTGACTCCGCGTTTCGAGACTGGTCTCAGTACTCCGCTTACGAAAGATCTGAACTTATCCGTAAATGGTTTGATCTCATCAATGAAAATAAAGAAGACCTTGCTCATACTATGACCCTTGAGCAGGGCAAGCCATTAAAGGAAGCGCTTGGTGAAATTCAATACGCAAATGGGTTTATCTCCTGGTACGCTGAAGAGGGAAAGCGTATTTACGGGGAACAAATTCCCGCAACACAAAGGAACAAACGATTATTTGTCCATAAACAGCCTGTTGGCGTTGTAGCTGTTATTACGCCATGGAACTTTCCTGCTGCCATGATTACTCGTAAAGTCGCACCAGCACTAGCCGCTGGTTGTACGGTGGTTATTAAACCTGCAGAACAAACACCATTAACTGCTTTAAAGATAGCAGCCCTTGCTGAAGAGGCTGGTATTCCAAAAGGCGTGATCAATACTGTAACGGGTGATGCGAAGTCAATAGGTGAAGCCTGGCTCGAAGATCTTCGCGTTCGAAAGCTAACGTTTACTGGCTCCACTGAAGTTGGAAAACGATTAATGAAAGGATCTGCTGAAACAGTCAAGAAAGTATCATTAGAGCTAGGCGGACATGCCCCTGTCATTGTTATGGCGGACACAGATCTAGATAAAG harbors:
- a CDS encoding sigma 54-interacting transcriptional regulator; amino-acid sequence: MKLSVSDGIERAIELFSHSELDAIDVVNHHNEVVGLLSLDDLSEVLSGGNVGETIGQIIQNVTTQHSTLQVQEVEKNQYSALLESPVFTDIINSLYDGVFITDGYGITVKVNKSYERITNLKAEQLIGYHMEDLIKAGYISKSASIQVLKEKKPITLMQSIHNGRKIIVSGTPIFNEDHDILYVVNSVRDITELLKLKLQIDELQELKALRNSSNATFAHQSVESSIYSSEIMMKLFTVIDRVAKSDAKVLLQGETGVGKTMIAKYMHEHSNRSDGSFLELNCGAFPPNLIEAELFGYEPGAFTGALTKGKKGLLEVADNGTLFLDEIGDLPLELQVKLLKVIEDKAFIPIGSSKLKHINVRIIAASHRNIRKLVEVGDFREDLFYRLNVVPIEIPSLRERREEILHLSHHFLEDFNREYDTSKTLSIEVLDTLHDYQWPGNIRELKNLIERLVVITSSDQIELEDLPYELIDSKSKVGSLYNEEIIPLKEAIERVERQMITKALRKYKTTRKAAEVLEVSQSTIVQKMKKWRFD
- a CDS encoding iron-containing alcohol dehydrogenase — its product is MTISTFKIANKLITGKGATEALPEELERLGVKNPLIVTDEILQKVGVVDQITAFMKGLTFEVFTGVKPDPELSVVEDCTKLFNEGRHDGLIAVGGGSAIDIAKGVSAFTSFNGELTELVGTNLVSQKGAPIIALPTTAGTGSEVTNISILSDTEAQLKKGIVSDYLLPDVAIVAPEMTLTMPPSVTAASGVDALVHAIEAYISVHASPITDALAIYAIRMISSNLPKAYANPTNLEAREKMATASLMAGMAFGNAGVGAVHALAYPLGGRYHIPHGVSNALLLPYVMEWNKIACMERFRDIATALGENTHSLSDAEASDKAVIAMKRLCEAVNIPDGLRSFDIPESALSEMAEDASQIERLLNNNPRKLSKTDIEEIYQSAY
- a CDS encoding NAD-dependent succinate-semialdehyde dehydrogenase, which translates into the protein MQHYHMIINGEEVGSALSKVKVTNPATSEVIATISNGGRKEAISAVDAADSAFRDWSQYSAYERSELIRKWFDLINENKEDLAHTMTLEQGKPLKEALGEIQYANGFISWYAEEGKRIYGEQIPATQRNKRLFVHKQPVGVVAVITPWNFPAAMITRKVAPALAAGCTVVIKPAEQTPLTALKIAALAEEAGIPKGVINTVTGDAKSIGEAWLEDLRVRKLTFTGSTEVGKRLMKGSAETVKKVSLELGGHAPVIVMADTDLDKAVDGVIASKFRNAGQTCVCSNRIYVHESIVESFTEKLVEKVKNLKVGNGLDEGTDIGPLIDNNAVEKVQKHVEDAVSKGASIVCGGKEQGGLFFEPTVISNVNDDMLCMNDETFGPVAPITTFKTEDEAIKRANDSIYGLAAYVFTENITKGIRISEQLEYGIVGLNDGLPSTPQAPFGGFKQSGLGREGGHHGIEEYLEVKYISVGL